In Equus asinus isolate D_3611 breed Donkey chromosome 13, EquAss-T2T_v2, whole genome shotgun sequence, one DNA window encodes the following:
- the PLCD3 gene encoding 1-phosphatidylinositol 4,5-bisphosphate phosphodiesterase delta-3 isoform X2: MLCGRWRSSRRRPEEPPVSAQVAAPVALPSPPAPPDGGTKRPGLRALKKMGLTEDEDVRAMLRGSRFRKIRSRTWHKERLYRLQEDGLSVWFQRRIPRAPSQHIFFLQHIEAVREGHQSEGLRRFGGAFAPARCLTIAFRGRRKNLDLAAPTAEEAQRWVRGLAKLRARLDAMTQRERLDHWIHTYLHRADSDQDSKMSFKEIKSLLRMVNVDMNDMYAYRLFKECDHSNNERLEGTEIEEFLRRLLKRPELEEIFYKYSGEDHVLSAPELREFLEDQGEDGATLAHAQHLIQTYELNETAKQHELMTLDGFMMYLLSPNGAALDPAHMCVFQDMDHPLAHYFISSSHNTYLTDSQIGGPSSTEAYVRAFAQGCRCVELDCWEGPGGEPVIYHGHTLTSKILFRDVVQAVRDHAFTNHCGLEQQAAMARHLRTILGDMLVTQALDSQNPEELPSPEQLKGRVLVKGKKLPAVRSEDGRILSDREEEEEEEEEEEEAEAAEQRRLAKQISPELSALAVYCCATRLRNLRPAPTLPQPCQVSSLSERKAKKLIREAGNSFVRHNARQLTRVYPLGLRMNSANYSPQEMWNSGCQLVALNFQTPGYEMDLNAGRFLINGQCGYVLKPACLRQPDTTFDPECPGPPRTTLTIQVLTAQQLPKLNAEKPNSIVDPLVRVEIHGVPADCARKETNYVLNNGFNPRWGQTLQFQLRAPELVLVRFVVEDYDTTSPNDFVGQFTLPLNSLKQGYRHIHLLSKDGASLSPATLFVHIRIQCS, encoded by the exons GCCTGACGGAGGACGAGGACGTGCGCGCCATGCTGCGGGGCTCCCGGTTCCGCAAGATCCGCTCGCGCACGTGGCACAAGGAGCGCCTGTACCGGCTGCAGGAGGACGGCCTGAGCGTGTGGTTCCAGCGGCGCATCCCGCGCGCGCCGTCGCAGCACATCT TCTTCCTGCAGCACATCGAGGCCGTCCGCGAGGGCCACCAGTCGGAGGGCCTGCGGCGCTTCGGGGGCGCCTTCGCGCCGGCGCGCTGCCTCACCATCGCCTTCAGAGGCCGCCGCAAGAACCTGGACCTGGCGGCGCCCACGGCCGAGGAGGCGCAGCGCTGGGTGCGCGGCCTGGCCAAGCTGCGCGCGCGCCTCGACGCCATGACCCAGCGCGAGCGCCTCGACCA CTGGATCCACACCTATCTGCACCGGGCAGACTCCGACCAGGACAGTAAGATGAGCTTCAAGGAGATCAAGAGCCTGCTCAGAATGGTCAACGTGGACATGAATGACATGTATGCCTACCGCCTCTTCAAG GAGTGTGACCACTCCAACAACGAGCGGCTGGAGGGGACTGAGATCGAGGAGTTTCTGCGGCGGCTGCTGAAACGTCCGGAGTTGGAGGAGATCTTCTATAAGTACTCGGGCGAGGACCATGTGCTGAGTGCCCCTGAGCTGCGGGAGTTCCTGGAGGACCAGGGCGAGGATGGCGCCACGCTAGCCCACGCTCAGCACCTCATCCAGACCTATGAGCTCAATGAGACAG CCAAGCAGCATGAACTGATGACACTGGATGGCTTCATGATGTACCTGCTGTCACCCAACGGGGCTGCCCTGGACCCAGCCCACATGTGTGTGTTCCAGGACATGGACCATCCCCTTGCCCACTACttcatctcctcctcccacaACACCTACCTGACCGACTCTCAGATCGGGGGGCCCAGCAGCACCGAGGCCTATGTTAG GGCCTTTGCCCAGGGATGTCGCTGTGTGGAGCTGGACTGCTGGGAGGGGCCTGGAGGGGAGCCCGTCATCTATCACGGCCACACGCTCACCTCCAAGATCCTATTCCGAGATGTGGTCCAGGCTGTGCGTGACCACGCCTTCACA AACCACTGTGGGCTGGAGCAGCAGGCTGCCATGGCCCGCCACCTCCGCACCATCCTGGGGGACATGCTGGTTACACAGGCACTGGACTCCCAGAACCCTGAAGAGCTGCCATCCCCAGAG CAGCTGAAGGGCCGGGTCCTGGTGAAGGGGAAGAAGCTTCCAGCTGTTCGGAGTGAGGATGGCCGAATTTTATCTGaccgggaggaggaggaagaagaggaggaggaagaggaggaggcagaggctgcaGAACAGAGGCGGCTG GCCAAGCAGATCTCCCCGGAACTGTCGGCCCTGGCTGTGTACTGCTGTGCCACCCGCCTGCGGAACCtgcgccctgcccccaccctgccccagccctgccaggTCAGCTCCCTCAGCGAGCGCAAGGCCAAGAAGCTCATCCGAGAGGCAG GGAATAGCTTCGTCAGGCACAATGCCCGCCAGCTGACCCGTGTCTACCCGCTGGGGCTGCGGATGAACTCGGCCAACTACAGCCCCCAGGAGATGTGGAACTCGGGCTGTCAGCTGG tGGCCCTGAACTTCCAGACGCCAGGTTATGAGATGGACCTCAATGCTGGGCGCTTCCTCATCAACGGACAGTGTGGCTACGTCCTGAAACCTGCCTGCCTGCGGCAGCCTGACACAACCTTTGACCCTGAGTGTCCTGGACCCCCCAGAACTACGCTCACCATCCAG GTGCTGACTGCACAGCAGCTGCCCAAGCTGAATGCCGAGAAGCCAAACTCCATCGTGGACCCCCTGGTACGCGTGGAGATCCATGGCGTGCCTGCAGACTGTGCTCGAAAGGAGACCAACTACGTGCTCAACAACG GCTTCAACCCCCGCTGGGGGCAGACCCTGCAGTTCCAGCTGCGGGCTCCGGAGCTGGTGCTGGTCCGGTTCGTGGTAGAAGATTATGACACCACCTCCCCCAATGATTTTGTGGGCCAGTTTACGCTGCCTCTCAACAGCCTGAAGCAAG GGTACCGCCACATCCACCTGCTTTCCAAGGATGGGGCCTCACTGTCCCCAGCCACGCTCTTCGTCCATATCCGCATCCAGTGCTCCTGA
- the PLCD3 gene encoding 1-phosphatidylinositol 4,5-bisphosphate phosphodiesterase delta-3 isoform X1, which translates to MLCGRWRSSRRRPEEPPVSAQVAAPVALPSPPAPPDGGTKRPGLRALKKMGLTEDEDVRAMLRGSRFRKIRSRTWHKERLYRLQEDGLSVWFQRRIPRAPSQHIFFLQHIEAVREGHQSEGLRRFGGAFAPARCLTIAFRGRRKNLDLAAPTAEEAQRWVRGLAKLRARLDAMTQRERLDHWIHTYLHRADSDQDSKMSFKEIKSLLRMVNVDMNDMYAYRLFKECDHSNNERLEGTEIEEFLRRLLKRPELEEIFYKYSGEDHVLSAPELREFLEDQGEDGATLAHAQHLIQTYELNETAKQHELMTLDGFMMYLLSPNGAALDPAHMCVFQDMDHPLAHYFISSSHNTYLTDSQIGGPSSTEAYVRAFAQGCRCVELDCWEGPGGEPVIYHGHTLTSKILFRDVVQAVRDHAFTLSPYPVILSLENHCGLEQQAAMARHLRTILGDMLVTQALDSQNPEELPSPEQLKGRVLVKGKKLPAVRSEDGRILSDREEEEEEEEEEEEAEAAEQRRLAKQISPELSALAVYCCATRLRNLRPAPTLPQPCQVSSLSERKAKKLIREAGNSFVRHNARQLTRVYPLGLRMNSANYSPQEMWNSGCQLVALNFQTPGYEMDLNAGRFLINGQCGYVLKPACLRQPDTTFDPECPGPPRTTLTIQVLTAQQLPKLNAEKPNSIVDPLVRVEIHGVPADCARKETNYVLNNGFNPRWGQTLQFQLRAPELVLVRFVVEDYDTTSPNDFVGQFTLPLNSLKQGYRHIHLLSKDGASLSPATLFVHIRIQCS; encoded by the exons GCCTGACGGAGGACGAGGACGTGCGCGCCATGCTGCGGGGCTCCCGGTTCCGCAAGATCCGCTCGCGCACGTGGCACAAGGAGCGCCTGTACCGGCTGCAGGAGGACGGCCTGAGCGTGTGGTTCCAGCGGCGCATCCCGCGCGCGCCGTCGCAGCACATCT TCTTCCTGCAGCACATCGAGGCCGTCCGCGAGGGCCACCAGTCGGAGGGCCTGCGGCGCTTCGGGGGCGCCTTCGCGCCGGCGCGCTGCCTCACCATCGCCTTCAGAGGCCGCCGCAAGAACCTGGACCTGGCGGCGCCCACGGCCGAGGAGGCGCAGCGCTGGGTGCGCGGCCTGGCCAAGCTGCGCGCGCGCCTCGACGCCATGACCCAGCGCGAGCGCCTCGACCA CTGGATCCACACCTATCTGCACCGGGCAGACTCCGACCAGGACAGTAAGATGAGCTTCAAGGAGATCAAGAGCCTGCTCAGAATGGTCAACGTGGACATGAATGACATGTATGCCTACCGCCTCTTCAAG GAGTGTGACCACTCCAACAACGAGCGGCTGGAGGGGACTGAGATCGAGGAGTTTCTGCGGCGGCTGCTGAAACGTCCGGAGTTGGAGGAGATCTTCTATAAGTACTCGGGCGAGGACCATGTGCTGAGTGCCCCTGAGCTGCGGGAGTTCCTGGAGGACCAGGGCGAGGATGGCGCCACGCTAGCCCACGCTCAGCACCTCATCCAGACCTATGAGCTCAATGAGACAG CCAAGCAGCATGAACTGATGACACTGGATGGCTTCATGATGTACCTGCTGTCACCCAACGGGGCTGCCCTGGACCCAGCCCACATGTGTGTGTTCCAGGACATGGACCATCCCCTTGCCCACTACttcatctcctcctcccacaACACCTACCTGACCGACTCTCAGATCGGGGGGCCCAGCAGCACCGAGGCCTATGTTAG GGCCTTTGCCCAGGGATGTCGCTGTGTGGAGCTGGACTGCTGGGAGGGGCCTGGAGGGGAGCCCGTCATCTATCACGGCCACACGCTCACCTCCAAGATCCTATTCCGAGATGTGGTCCAGGCTGTGCGTGACCACGCCTTCACA CTGTCCCCATACCCTGTCATCCTGTCCCTTGAGAACCACTGTGGGCTGGAGCAGCAGGCTGCCATGGCCCGCCACCTCCGCACCATCCTGGGGGACATGCTGGTTACACAGGCACTGGACTCCCAGAACCCTGAAGAGCTGCCATCCCCAGAG CAGCTGAAGGGCCGGGTCCTGGTGAAGGGGAAGAAGCTTCCAGCTGTTCGGAGTGAGGATGGCCGAATTTTATCTGaccgggaggaggaggaagaagaggaggaggaagaggaggaggcagaggctgcaGAACAGAGGCGGCTG GCCAAGCAGATCTCCCCGGAACTGTCGGCCCTGGCTGTGTACTGCTGTGCCACCCGCCTGCGGAACCtgcgccctgcccccaccctgccccagccctgccaggTCAGCTCCCTCAGCGAGCGCAAGGCCAAGAAGCTCATCCGAGAGGCAG GGAATAGCTTCGTCAGGCACAATGCCCGCCAGCTGACCCGTGTCTACCCGCTGGGGCTGCGGATGAACTCGGCCAACTACAGCCCCCAGGAGATGTGGAACTCGGGCTGTCAGCTGG tGGCCCTGAACTTCCAGACGCCAGGTTATGAGATGGACCTCAATGCTGGGCGCTTCCTCATCAACGGACAGTGTGGCTACGTCCTGAAACCTGCCTGCCTGCGGCAGCCTGACACAACCTTTGACCCTGAGTGTCCTGGACCCCCCAGAACTACGCTCACCATCCAG GTGCTGACTGCACAGCAGCTGCCCAAGCTGAATGCCGAGAAGCCAAACTCCATCGTGGACCCCCTGGTACGCGTGGAGATCCATGGCGTGCCTGCAGACTGTGCTCGAAAGGAGACCAACTACGTGCTCAACAACG GCTTCAACCCCCGCTGGGGGCAGACCCTGCAGTTCCAGCTGCGGGCTCCGGAGCTGGTGCTGGTCCGGTTCGTGGTAGAAGATTATGACACCACCTCCCCCAATGATTTTGTGGGCCAGTTTACGCTGCCTCTCAACAGCCTGAAGCAAG GGTACCGCCACATCCACCTGCTTTCCAAGGATGGGGCCTCACTGTCCCCAGCCACGCTCTTCGTCCATATCCGCATCCAGTGCTCCTGA
- the PLCD3 gene encoding 1-phosphatidylinositol 4,5-bisphosphate phosphodiesterase delta-3 isoform X3, translating into MACPGCLLQGLTEDEDVRAMLRGSRFRKIRSRTWHKERLYRLQEDGLSVWFQRRIPRAPSQHIFFLQHIEAVREGHQSEGLRRFGGAFAPARCLTIAFRGRRKNLDLAAPTAEEAQRWVRGLAKLRARLDAMTQRERLDHWIHTYLHRADSDQDSKMSFKEIKSLLRMVNVDMNDMYAYRLFKECDHSNNERLEGTEIEEFLRRLLKRPELEEIFYKYSGEDHVLSAPELREFLEDQGEDGATLAHAQHLIQTYELNETAKQHELMTLDGFMMYLLSPNGAALDPAHMCVFQDMDHPLAHYFISSSHNTYLTDSQIGGPSSTEAYVRAFAQGCRCVELDCWEGPGGEPVIYHGHTLTSKILFRDVVQAVRDHAFTLSPYPVILSLENHCGLEQQAAMARHLRTILGDMLVTQALDSQNPEELPSPEQLKGRVLVKGKKLPAVRSEDGRILSDREEEEEEEEEEEEAEAAEQRRLAKQISPELSALAVYCCATRLRNLRPAPTLPQPCQVSSLSERKAKKLIREAGNSFVRHNARQLTRVYPLGLRMNSANYSPQEMWNSGCQLVALNFQTPGYEMDLNAGRFLINGQCGYVLKPACLRQPDTTFDPECPGPPRTTLTIQVLTAQQLPKLNAEKPNSIVDPLVRVEIHGVPADCARKETNYVLNNGFNPRWGQTLQFQLRAPELVLVRFVVEDYDTTSPNDFVGQFTLPLNSLKQGYRHIHLLSKDGASLSPATLFVHIRIQCS; encoded by the exons ATGGCCTGCCCAGGATGTCTCCTGCAGG GCCTGACGGAGGACGAGGACGTGCGCGCCATGCTGCGGGGCTCCCGGTTCCGCAAGATCCGCTCGCGCACGTGGCACAAGGAGCGCCTGTACCGGCTGCAGGAGGACGGCCTGAGCGTGTGGTTCCAGCGGCGCATCCCGCGCGCGCCGTCGCAGCACATCT TCTTCCTGCAGCACATCGAGGCCGTCCGCGAGGGCCACCAGTCGGAGGGCCTGCGGCGCTTCGGGGGCGCCTTCGCGCCGGCGCGCTGCCTCACCATCGCCTTCAGAGGCCGCCGCAAGAACCTGGACCTGGCGGCGCCCACGGCCGAGGAGGCGCAGCGCTGGGTGCGCGGCCTGGCCAAGCTGCGCGCGCGCCTCGACGCCATGACCCAGCGCGAGCGCCTCGACCA CTGGATCCACACCTATCTGCACCGGGCAGACTCCGACCAGGACAGTAAGATGAGCTTCAAGGAGATCAAGAGCCTGCTCAGAATGGTCAACGTGGACATGAATGACATGTATGCCTACCGCCTCTTCAAG GAGTGTGACCACTCCAACAACGAGCGGCTGGAGGGGACTGAGATCGAGGAGTTTCTGCGGCGGCTGCTGAAACGTCCGGAGTTGGAGGAGATCTTCTATAAGTACTCGGGCGAGGACCATGTGCTGAGTGCCCCTGAGCTGCGGGAGTTCCTGGAGGACCAGGGCGAGGATGGCGCCACGCTAGCCCACGCTCAGCACCTCATCCAGACCTATGAGCTCAATGAGACAG CCAAGCAGCATGAACTGATGACACTGGATGGCTTCATGATGTACCTGCTGTCACCCAACGGGGCTGCCCTGGACCCAGCCCACATGTGTGTGTTCCAGGACATGGACCATCCCCTTGCCCACTACttcatctcctcctcccacaACACCTACCTGACCGACTCTCAGATCGGGGGGCCCAGCAGCACCGAGGCCTATGTTAG GGCCTTTGCCCAGGGATGTCGCTGTGTGGAGCTGGACTGCTGGGAGGGGCCTGGAGGGGAGCCCGTCATCTATCACGGCCACACGCTCACCTCCAAGATCCTATTCCGAGATGTGGTCCAGGCTGTGCGTGACCACGCCTTCACA CTGTCCCCATACCCTGTCATCCTGTCCCTTGAGAACCACTGTGGGCTGGAGCAGCAGGCTGCCATGGCCCGCCACCTCCGCACCATCCTGGGGGACATGCTGGTTACACAGGCACTGGACTCCCAGAACCCTGAAGAGCTGCCATCCCCAGAG CAGCTGAAGGGCCGGGTCCTGGTGAAGGGGAAGAAGCTTCCAGCTGTTCGGAGTGAGGATGGCCGAATTTTATCTGaccgggaggaggaggaagaagaggaggaggaagaggaggaggcagaggctgcaGAACAGAGGCGGCTG GCCAAGCAGATCTCCCCGGAACTGTCGGCCCTGGCTGTGTACTGCTGTGCCACCCGCCTGCGGAACCtgcgccctgcccccaccctgccccagccctgccaggTCAGCTCCCTCAGCGAGCGCAAGGCCAAGAAGCTCATCCGAGAGGCAG GGAATAGCTTCGTCAGGCACAATGCCCGCCAGCTGACCCGTGTCTACCCGCTGGGGCTGCGGATGAACTCGGCCAACTACAGCCCCCAGGAGATGTGGAACTCGGGCTGTCAGCTGG tGGCCCTGAACTTCCAGACGCCAGGTTATGAGATGGACCTCAATGCTGGGCGCTTCCTCATCAACGGACAGTGTGGCTACGTCCTGAAACCTGCCTGCCTGCGGCAGCCTGACACAACCTTTGACCCTGAGTGTCCTGGACCCCCCAGAACTACGCTCACCATCCAG GTGCTGACTGCACAGCAGCTGCCCAAGCTGAATGCCGAGAAGCCAAACTCCATCGTGGACCCCCTGGTACGCGTGGAGATCCATGGCGTGCCTGCAGACTGTGCTCGAAAGGAGACCAACTACGTGCTCAACAACG GCTTCAACCCCCGCTGGGGGCAGACCCTGCAGTTCCAGCTGCGGGCTCCGGAGCTGGTGCTGGTCCGGTTCGTGGTAGAAGATTATGACACCACCTCCCCCAATGATTTTGTGGGCCAGTTTACGCTGCCTCTCAACAGCCTGAAGCAAG GGTACCGCCACATCCACCTGCTTTCCAAGGATGGGGCCTCACTGTCCCCAGCCACGCTCTTCGTCCATATCCGCATCCAGTGCTCCTGA